A stretch of the Capsicum annuum cultivar UCD-10X-F1 unplaced genomic scaffold, UCD10Xv1.1 ctg5038, whole genome shotgun sequence genome encodes the following:
- the LOC124892753 gene encoding uncharacterized protein LOC124892753, whose translation MDPRLPAEDRATAAALEGGVQQGGTGSRRRRSVTGGQVRRSASVTGGRVGAVGRRRQRGRRAEAREREGTAVTGGRVGAVGRRRRRRPATKPETGDGGRRRGPVVGSGRRRRSATAPKAVDRDRESSERESLVRERAVREKLERK comes from the exons ATGGATCCGCGGCTGCCGGCTGAAGACCGAGCTACAGCTGCTGCCCT AGAAGGGGGGGTACAGCAGGGGGGAACCGGATCTCGGCGACGGCGGTCGGTGACCGGCGGTCAGGTCCGGCGGTCAGCGTCGGTGACCggcggtcgggtcggcgccgtagGTCGGCGACGGCAACGGGGCCGGAGGGCCGAGGCGCGGGAGAGAGAGGGTACGGCGGTGACCGGCGGTAGGGTCGGCGCCGTAGGTCGA CGACGGCGACGGAGACCGGCGACGAAGCCGGAGACCGGCGACGGAGGTCGACGCCGGGGACCggtggtcgggtcgggtcggcgccgacggtcggcgACGGCGCCGAAGGCCGTGGACCGAGATAGAGAGTCTAGTGAGAGAGAGAGTCTAgtgagagagagagccgttagagagaAGTTAGAGAGAAAATAA